The following proteins come from a genomic window of Terribacillus aidingensis:
- a CDS encoding amino acid permease, translating into MAEEKLARGLKNRHVQLIAIGGAIGTGLFLGAGKSIHLTGPSILFAYLITGIFCFLIMRALGEILLSNLGYGSFVDFIGDYFGDRAAFVTGWTYWFCWISIAMADLTAVGIYTQFWFPGVPQWMPGLVALVILLIMNLATVKLFGEMEFWFALIKIIAILALIVVGVFMILRGFSTDAGPSSFANLWDHGGFFPNGMHGFILSFQMVVFAFVGIELVGLTAGETEDPEKVIPRAINNIPIRILVFYIGALIVIMSIYPWDAINPQESPFVQVFTAVGIVAAAGIVNFVVLTSAASACNSAVFSTSRMVYSLAKEDHAPKPFKKLNFRKVPKNALFFSIIVILIAVILNYVMPEGVFTLITSISTVCFIFIWGITVLAHLKYRKTRPELASKSKFKMPLSPISNYLILAFLAFVIVVLALAEDTRVALFVTPVWFIILLVVYQVRVKTKNNAENN; encoded by the coding sequence ATGGCTGAAGAAAAGTTAGCCAGAGGATTGAAAAACAGGCACGTCCAATTGATCGCTATTGGAGGAGCAATTGGAACAGGATTATTCCTTGGTGCCGGCAAGTCAATTCATCTGACTGGACCATCCATTCTATTTGCATATTTAATTACCGGTATTTTCTGTTTTCTTATCATGCGAGCACTAGGTGAGATTTTATTAAGTAATCTTGGATATGGATCATTCGTGGACTTTATCGGCGATTACTTCGGTGACAGAGCTGCCTTTGTTACTGGCTGGACCTATTGGTTCTGCTGGATATCAATTGCAATGGCTGATTTAACAGCGGTGGGAATCTACACTCAATTCTGGTTCCCGGGAGTGCCGCAGTGGATGCCTGGTTTGGTTGCACTTGTGATACTGCTCATAATGAACCTAGCCACAGTGAAACTATTCGGTGAAATGGAATTTTGGTTTGCTTTAATCAAGATTATTGCGATTTTGGCATTGATTGTTGTCGGTGTCTTCATGATTCTCCGAGGCTTCTCTACAGATGCTGGACCATCCAGCTTCGCGAACCTTTGGGATCACGGCGGTTTCTTCCCTAACGGTATGCATGGATTCATTCTATCGTTCCAGATGGTTGTATTCGCCTTTGTCGGAATTGAACTTGTCGGTCTGACAGCAGGGGAAACGGAAGATCCGGAAAAAGTTATTCCGAGGGCAATCAATAATATTCCGATACGGATTCTTGTATTCTATATCGGCGCGCTCATCGTCATTATGAGTATCTATCCATGGGATGCAATCAATCCTCAGGAAAGTCCGTTCGTACAGGTGTTCACAGCAGTAGGAATCGTAGCAGCTGCGGGTATCGTCAATTTTGTCGTGTTGACGTCTGCAGCATCAGCTTGCAACAGCGCGGTCTTCAGTACAAGCCGCATGGTCTATTCCTTGGCTAAGGAAGACCACGCACCAAAGCCGTTCAAGAAACTGAATTTCCGCAAAGTACCGAAGAACGCATTGTTCTTCTCCATAATCGTTATATTAATCGCGGTTATCCTTAACTATGTCATGCCTGAAGGTGTATTCACCTTGATTACGAGTATCTCGACAGTCTGCTTTATTTTCATCTGGGGAATTACTGTTTTAGCCCACTTGAAATATCGTAAGACACGTCCGGAGCTGGCAAGTAAAAGCAAATTCAAGATGCCGCTATCGCCAATTTCGAACTATTTGATTCTGGCATTCCTAGCGTTTGTCATCGTAGTTCTTGCCTTAGCTGAAGATACACGAGTTGCCTTGTTTGTCACACCTGTATGGTTCATTATTTTGTTGGTTGTGTATCAGGTTCGGGTAAAAACAAAAAATAATGCAGAAAACAATTAA
- a CDS encoding BglG family transcription antiterminator: MKERTRKLLTRFSSVNSFLTYEDLSKEFSISERTVRNELVLINNYLSEKNYPTIMTARGKGLKLTLSDEEREKLISKIGHDRETDYYRPDERFLALLLDIVNPSNTTILYEMEKKLQISKSTLDEDMRKLRFYLRDYGISVVSLPKYGVVLQGDERSIRSMLYGVITSMTDIDNLMSLQNAEAAVPVSDQLVLSYLDLEVLKTISKHYDAILEQCGIEINYVYRNQVILFLGIWIRRLQEGNILVKSVNVKNGIKDRPTEPFVDCICKEFDLDPPLNECDYITLAIESFNPKDMNNSIDWITAQLLAIQLIEHVEKLTGIPFSQREEDLYEGLYKHITGLLSRAKNDIQASNPLKETIKESYAEIYQAVTCFKKHIEDYTKKPLSEDEIGFLTVYFSTSASWMKQEQKYVYQAIVLCHHGISTGKLLAANLKEYFNIEIVAVLSSHELAFIDKLDIDLVFTTIPIDYQKKPLLVLNPILRESDKKEIKAFLLKNKNKRRIISNNLDATSLMQDILALIIESGGSITKDSYQRVEETFKQHHLKINTREIQPMLQDILKQSNILLNQECGDWKEAIMKVADILVRDSVIEESYITAMIKSVDEFGPYIVVGKHLALAHARPEDGVNKLGISVMTLKDPVYFGNPDNDPVRIVFCLAAVDSYSHLNVMRNLIDLINDEEKVNRLIAVKDIDMFNNVLYGSKKNKLEEERFS, translated from the coding sequence ATGAAAGAACGGACTCGAAAATTACTTACTAGATTTTCCTCAGTGAATTCCTTTTTAACTTATGAGGATCTTAGTAAAGAGTTCTCTATTAGTGAGCGCACTGTGCGAAACGAATTAGTCCTGATTAATAACTACTTATCTGAAAAGAATTATCCGACTATCATGACAGCAAGAGGAAAGGGGCTAAAACTAACTCTCTCTGATGAGGAACGGGAAAAGCTTATTTCAAAAATCGGACACGATAGGGAGACCGACTATTATCGACCTGATGAAAGGTTTCTTGCTCTACTTCTAGATATTGTTAACCCTTCGAATACGACAATTCTTTATGAAATGGAAAAAAAGCTTCAGATTTCAAAAAGTACATTAGATGAAGACATGAGAAAGCTTCGTTTTTATCTAAGGGATTATGGCATTTCTGTAGTAAGTTTGCCGAAGTATGGGGTTGTTTTACAAGGGGATGAACGGTCCATAAGATCCATGTTATACGGTGTAATTACAAGTATGACGGATATTGATAATTTGATGAGCCTTCAAAATGCAGAAGCAGCAGTTCCTGTATCTGATCAATTAGTTTTGAGTTATTTAGATTTAGAAGTACTCAAGACTATCAGTAAACACTATGATGCGATTTTGGAACAGTGTGGAATCGAAATTAATTATGTATATCGGAATCAGGTTATTTTATTCCTAGGTATCTGGATACGGCGTCTGCAGGAAGGAAATATCCTCGTTAAGTCAGTGAATGTTAAAAACGGGATAAAGGATAGGCCCACCGAGCCTTTTGTTGATTGCATCTGTAAGGAATTTGATTTAGATCCCCCATTAAATGAGTGTGATTATATCACACTGGCGATTGAATCGTTTAATCCTAAAGATATGAACAATTCGATCGATTGGATTACTGCACAATTACTTGCCATTCAATTAATTGAGCATGTAGAGAAATTAACTGGGATACCTTTCTCTCAGAGAGAAGAAGATCTGTATGAAGGATTATATAAGCACATTACAGGATTATTAAGTCGAGCAAAGAACGATATTCAGGCGTCAAATCCCTTAAAAGAAACAATCAAGGAGTCTTACGCAGAGATTTATCAGGCAGTCACATGCTTTAAGAAACACATTGAGGATTACACGAAGAAACCATTATCAGAAGATGAAATCGGTTTTTTAACAGTTTATTTCTCTACCTCTGCCAGTTGGATGAAGCAGGAGCAGAAATATGTTTACCAAGCAATTGTGCTTTGCCATCATGGAATCTCAACTGGAAAGTTGTTAGCTGCAAACCTGAAAGAGTATTTCAATATAGAGATTGTGGCGGTATTGAGCTCGCATGAATTGGCTTTTATTGACAAGCTTGACATAGATTTAGTGTTTACTACAATTCCAATAGATTACCAGAAAAAACCGCTATTAGTTCTCAATCCTATATTGCGAGAAAGTGACAAGAAAGAGATAAAAGCATTTCTACTCAAAAATAAAAATAAGAGAAGAATAATATCTAATAATTTAGATGCTACAAGTCTGATGCAAGATATCTTAGCGTTAATTATAGAAAGCGGCGGCAGTATAACAAAAGATAGTTATCAGAGAGTAGAAGAGACTTTTAAGCAACATCACCTGAAAATAAATACAAGGGAGATACAGCCGATGCTACAGGATATCTTGAAGCAATCCAATATCCTATTGAATCAAGAATGTGGAGATTGGAAAGAAGCAATAATGAAGGTTGCTGATATTTTAGTAAGAGATTCAGTTATTGAAGAAAGTTATATAACCGCCATGATTAAATCTGTGGATGAATTTGGTCCTTATATAGTTGTCGGGAAGCATTTAGCTTTAGCACATGCAAGGCCGGAAGATGGTGTAAATAAGTTGGGAATTAGCGTTATGACCTTAAAAGATCCAGTGTATTTTGGCAATCCAGATAATGATCCTGTTAGAATTGTCTTTTGTTTGGCTGCTGTGGATTCCTATTCTCACCTAAATGTAATGAGAAATCTAATAGATTTAATAAATGATGAAGAGAAAGTAAATAGATTAATAGCAGTAAAAGATATTGATATGTTTAACAATGTGCTTTATGGCAGTAAAAAAAACAAATTAGAAGAGGAGAGATTTTCTTGA
- a CDS encoding PTS sugar transporter subunit IIB has translation MKKLNILFVCGAGLGSSFACQMAAEDVLTKLGVEAKLDHSDISSAASARPDIIITAQNFQSQFEKFTIDPEQTIIVYLRNIVSKQEIEEKITPVLKEKGVLV, from the coding sequence TTGAAAAAATTAAATATCTTATTCGTTTGCGGAGCGGGTTTAGGAAGCAGTTTTGCTTGTCAAATGGCGGCAGAAGATGTCTTAACCAAATTAGGAGTGGAGGCCAAATTGGACCATAGTGATATTTCATCTGCTGCATCAGCCAGGCCGGATATTATTATTACTGCACAAAATTTTCAATCCCAATTTGAGAAATTCACTATTGATCCTGAACAAACAATTATTGTTTATTTGAGAAACATTGTATCAAAGCAAGAGATAGAAGAAAAAATCACTCCGGTATTAAAGGAAAAAGGAGTATTAGTCTAA
- a CDS encoding PTS sugar transporter subunit IIC, giving the protein MGVINFIIQNILTQASVTIALIAMLGLILQKKSAGQVVSGSLKTMLGFMVLAAGSSIIVGSLTYFGKIFSEGFQMQGIVPSIEAINGQAMNELGLGRDIALTFLAIFVFNIIIARFTKWKYIFLTGQAILWMATMTTVFGYFAGLRGIALILVGGFIGGVFAVAMPAIAQPFVRKITGSDDIALGHFCTVGYVFEAGVAKVFGEKGEKKKSVEDLKLPAQLEFLQDTYLSVMVVMVPLYIITAAFAGAEFGSTLSGGTHYLMFAFLQAIQFVVGVYVLLSGVRLLLGEIVPAFRGIAMRLVPNAKPALDCPVLFPYSPNAVIVGFITTTIGCVIAMFVLPVFGLAMILPGMLTAFFAGGTAGIFGNQVGGRRGAVIGGVAHGFFITLLPALLVTIFNSMGFVNATATDVDTVAAALMYAWLIGPLLKAF; this is encoded by the coding sequence ATGGGTGTAATAAACTTTATTATTCAAAATATTCTGACCCAGGCATCTGTCACAATTGCATTGATTGCAATGCTAGGTTTAATCTTACAAAAAAAATCAGCAGGGCAAGTAGTGTCGGGTTCTTTAAAAACGATGCTAGGTTTCATGGTACTTGCAGCCGGCTCTAGTATTATCGTGGGGAGTTTAACATATTTCGGTAAGATTTTTTCTGAAGGTTTTCAAATGCAAGGCATTGTCCCTTCGATTGAAGCCATTAATGGTCAAGCCATGAATGAATTAGGCTTAGGTCGTGATATCGCATTAACCTTCTTAGCTATCTTCGTTTTTAATATTATCATTGCCCGATTCACAAAATGGAAATACATTTTCTTGACTGGTCAAGCAATCCTTTGGATGGCTACTATGACAACGGTATTTGGATACTTTGCAGGATTAAGAGGTATTGCTTTGATTTTAGTAGGAGGTTTCATTGGCGGTGTATTCGCAGTTGCTATGCCGGCGATTGCTCAGCCGTTCGTTCGTAAGATCACAGGCTCCGACGACATTGCTTTGGGACATTTCTGTACGGTTGGCTACGTATTTGAAGCGGGAGTAGCAAAAGTATTCGGTGAAAAAGGTGAAAAGAAAAAATCTGTTGAAGATTTAAAACTCCCCGCTCAATTGGAGTTTCTACAGGATACCTATTTATCAGTGATGGTAGTAATGGTGCCGCTCTATATAATTACAGCTGCGTTTGCTGGAGCAGAATTTGGTTCGACATTATCAGGTGGTACGCATTATCTGATGTTTGCTTTCTTACAAGCGATTCAGTTTGTAGTAGGGGTTTACGTCCTATTATCAGGAGTTCGTTTGTTGCTGGGGGAAATTGTTCCGGCATTCAGAGGAATCGCAATGCGTCTTGTTCCAAATGCAAAGCCTGCTCTGGATTGTCCAGTGCTATTCCCGTATAGCCCCAATGCCGTAATCGTGGGATTCATAACAACAACTATTGGTTGTGTGATTGCAATGTTCGTACTACCGGTATTTGGTTTAGCCATGATACTGCCTGGAATGCTCACAGCATTCTTTGCTGGCGGTACCGCTGGTATCTTTGGAAATCAAGTCGGTGGACGCCGTGGTGCGGTTATAGGTGGTGTGGCCCACGGTTTCTTCATTACCCTTTTGCCTGCACTGTTAGTAACGATCTTCAATTCCATGGGATTTGTCAATGCAACTGCGACGGATGTAGATACAGTAGCCGCGGCTTTAATGTATGCCTGGCTCATTGGTCCACTTCTAAAAGCTTTTTAG
- a CDS encoding tetratricopeptide repeat protein, whose translation MMFGFGKKKYKKTRQEIQEEEAVVLSPEMKEQVLQTISLKKQKLDQAEMKEQAKLHEEIGMEYLRLGDDDSAIDSFEKSIQLEKTVGDGYKNLLRLYNKKRAEAAKANDDKSLQVYLNKMDHMMQVSKDVTRGVR comes from the coding sequence ATGATGTTTGGATTTGGAAAGAAAAAATATAAAAAAACGAGACAAGAAATACAAGAGGAAGAAGCTGTAGTTTTATCACCAGAAATGAAAGAACAGGTGTTACAAACGATATCCTTAAAAAAACAAAAACTGGATCAAGCTGAAATGAAAGAACAAGCAAAATTACATGAAGAGATTGGCATGGAGTATTTAAGACTAGGTGATGATGATAGTGCAATTGATTCGTTTGAAAAGAGTATTCAATTAGAAAAAACAGTAGGCGATGGATATAAGAATTTATTGAGATTATACAACAAAAAACGAGCAGAAGCAGCAAAAGCAAATGATGACAAATCATTGCAAGTCTATCTAAATAAAATGGATCATATGATGCAAGTCTCCAAAGATGTTACACGGGGTGTTCGATAA
- a CDS encoding class II fructose-bisphosphate aldolase, which translates to MYTTLKEVTSRAEELNYTVGAFNAHNLEMLPDMIRAAKEQGSPIIIQTSIDTAKYIGHENFVAVCKSMATKEMVDVVLHLDHARNFDDIKEAIDKGYTSVMFDGSHLPLKENIMKTRAVVEYAHKHGVSVEGELGTIGGTEEGIHVGEDDKVYTDPKDAVEFVKATRVDALAVAIGTNHGQYKSKTEVNLPLLKEINAAVDVPLVIHGGTGVNEHDIQELINNGIRKFNVGTELLVAWTRKAKETFEETKETKSLRHNIIPCNQAVKEIVKHKITIFMNVEDRTLALR; encoded by the coding sequence ATGTATACAACTTTAAAAGAAGTTACGAGCAGAGCAGAAGAACTGAACTATACAGTGGGTGCATTCAATGCACATAATCTAGAAATGCTGCCAGATATGATACGTGCGGCAAAAGAGCAGGGTTCACCAATTATTATTCAAACTAGTATAGATACGGCAAAATACATTGGTCATGAAAATTTCGTAGCGGTATGCAAGTCTATGGCAACAAAGGAAATGGTAGATGTGGTATTGCATTTAGACCATGCAAGGAATTTTGATGATATTAAAGAGGCTATCGATAAGGGATACACATCTGTAATGTTTGATGGTTCTCATTTACCTCTTAAAGAGAACATTATGAAAACACGGGCAGTAGTGGAATACGCACATAAACATGGAGTTTCTGTAGAAGGAGAGCTTGGTACGATTGGAGGTACAGAGGAAGGAATTCATGTTGGGGAAGATGATAAGGTGTATACGGATCCAAAAGATGCCGTTGAATTTGTCAAGGCAACTAGAGTTGATGCATTAGCCGTTGCTATTGGCACAAATCATGGCCAATATAAATCAAAGACAGAGGTCAATCTGCCATTATTGAAGGAAATAAATGCAGCAGTGGATGTGCCATTAGTGATTCATGGCGGAACAGGTGTGAATGAGCATGATATTCAGGAATTAATCAATAATGGCATTCGGAAATTTAATGTAGGTACAGAGCTGCTGGTGGCATGGACGAGAAAAGCAAAAGAAACATTTGAGGAAACCAAAGAAACAAAGTCATTGCGACATAATATAATTCCCTGTAATCAGGCAGTCAAAGAAATAGTAAAACATAAAATCACTATTTTTATGAATGTCGAGGATCGAACGCTGGCCTTAAGGTAA
- a CDS encoding AAA family ATPase codes for MDNVLILLAGFPGTGKSYLCSLIDQSLGPYALLSPDKLKECYFDIYGYQNLHEKQRLEDRVWKKYYEILEFQMDAGKNIICDYPFSMKQQPYLQVLIDKYHYKVITIRLTADLNVLYERQRKRDLDDSRHLSHIVTSYRMGDRLRNRSEADNLLSHEEFMERCNTRGYDTFQMGKLVEADVTDISRVNYSKLIDDVRLLSYSQRSG; via the coding sequence TTGGATAACGTCCTAATATTACTAGCTGGCTTTCCAGGAACAGGTAAAAGTTATTTATGCAGCTTGATCGATCAAAGTCTGGGGCCGTATGCGTTACTATCTCCAGATAAGTTAAAGGAATGTTATTTTGATATATATGGATATCAAAACTTGCATGAAAAACAGAGACTGGAAGATAGGGTGTGGAAGAAATACTACGAAATTTTGGAATTTCAAATGGATGCAGGAAAGAATATTATATGTGATTACCCATTCAGCATGAAACAGCAGCCTTATCTTCAGGTATTAATAGATAAGTATCACTATAAAGTCATTACCATTCGTTTGACAGCTGATCTGAATGTTTTGTATGAACGTCAAAGAAAAAGAGACTTAGATGATTCAAGACATTTAAGCCACATTGTAACATCCTATCGCATGGGAGATCGGCTGAGAAATAGAAGTGAGGCGGATAACTTACTATCTCATGAAGAATTTATGGAGCGTTGTAACACAAGAGGTTATGATACATTTCAAATGGGCAAACTAGTTGAAGCAGATGTAACAGACATCTCAAGGGTCAACTACTCGAAGCTTATTGATGACGTCAGACTATTATCGTATAGTCAGCGTTCAGGTTAA
- a CDS encoding NUDIX domain-containing protein, whose amino-acid sequence MSRIDYYEENAPKANKIVPAVSAVICNDQQILLQQRSDNGKWSLPGGNVDIGESVLEAIKREVKEETGLEVIVKRITGVYSNPDHIIAYTDGEVRQQFSICFAAEAAVGQLRKSDESFAIAWVQINKLDDYDIHPAQRIRIADALKNCKSAFIR is encoded by the coding sequence ATGTCTAGAATTGATTATTATGAAGAAAATGCACCCAAAGCCAACAAGATTGTGCCTGCTGTTTCCGCTGTGATATGCAATGATCAGCAGATTTTACTTCAGCAGCGGAGCGATAATGGAAAATGGTCCTTGCCTGGCGGTAATGTGGATATTGGAGAATCAGTGCTGGAGGCGATAAAAAGAGAAGTAAAGGAAGAAACAGGATTGGAGGTTATTGTTAAACGTATAACAGGTGTATACAGCAATCCCGATCATATTATCGCTTATACAGATGGTGAAGTACGACAGCAGTTCTCTATCTGTTTCGCAGCGGAAGCTGCTGTCGGCCAGCTGCGTAAAAGTGATGAGTCTTTCGCTATTGCTTGGGTTCAAATCAACAAGCTGGATGATTACGACATCCACCCAGCTCAAAGGATAAGGATAGCGGATGCTTTAAAGAATTGTAAAAGTGCTTTTATTCGTTGA
- a CDS encoding SAF domain-containing protein, producing the protein MSIYRELQERDKQLQPIRVGIIGAGQMGFGLISQISRIPGMVVGGICDVNIANAERARDFYRSQENRKIETVVSSDYRAIIQSNTVEVVVDATGVPEVGANIALEALRSRKHLVLLNVEVDITIGSYMHSMFDSAGLVYSGSAGDEPAAIVELYEFAKTMGLEVVVAGKGKNNALKPTANPDTCAEEAKQKHMSAHMLAAFQDGTKTMAEMNLLSNAIGLVPDKVGMHGVDAGLDDVAKKLDLKENGGVLNSLGVVEYVNGLAPGVFVIVKSELEPVDEELRYLLKVDSNHGPHYTLYRPYHLASLETPITIAKAVLHHDTSIHPLGAPISETVTVAKRAIQPGERLDGIGGYSVRGMLETHQDMNANGHIPIGLISGNVVAKRAIEEGQFLTMDDVELDTSTTVWKLRALQDHLFAE; encoded by the coding sequence ATGTCCATTTATCGAGAACTACAAGAAAGAGACAAGCAGTTACAGCCTATCAGAGTGGGAATTATCGGAGCAGGTCAAATGGGCTTCGGACTTATTTCTCAAATCTCAAGAATTCCTGGAATGGTCGTCGGCGGGATTTGTGATGTTAACATTGCAAATGCAGAGAGGGCTCGGGATTTCTATCGTTCACAGGAAAACAGAAAGATAGAGACGGTTGTTTCCTCGGATTACCGAGCAATCATCCAATCCAATACGGTAGAAGTGGTGGTAGATGCTACAGGTGTACCGGAAGTCGGAGCTAATATTGCGTTGGAAGCACTTCGTTCGAGAAAACACTTGGTTCTGCTGAATGTAGAAGTGGACATTACAATCGGTTCTTACATGCACAGTATGTTTGATAGTGCAGGACTGGTTTACTCTGGTTCAGCTGGAGACGAACCGGCAGCAATCGTGGAATTATACGAATTTGCGAAAACAATGGGGCTTGAGGTTGTGGTAGCTGGTAAAGGGAAGAACAATGCCCTGAAGCCGACAGCGAATCCCGATACTTGTGCAGAAGAAGCAAAGCAGAAACATATGAGTGCGCATATGCTGGCAGCGTTCCAAGATGGAACAAAAACAATGGCTGAGATGAACTTGCTCAGTAATGCAATCGGTCTTGTGCCAGATAAAGTCGGCATGCATGGTGTGGATGCCGGTCTTGATGATGTGGCGAAGAAACTGGATCTAAAAGAAAATGGCGGGGTACTTAATTCCCTTGGGGTTGTGGAATATGTAAACGGTTTAGCACCTGGTGTGTTCGTCATCGTTAAGAGTGAATTAGAACCTGTGGATGAGGAATTGCGCTATCTGCTAAAGGTTGATTCCAATCACGGTCCGCATTACACATTGTATCGGCCATATCACCTGGCAAGCCTAGAAACACCGATCACCATTGCAAAAGCAGTCCTGCATCATGATACCTCCATCCATCCGCTTGGTGCGCCTATTTCTGAAACCGTCACTGTAGCAAAACGTGCGATCCAGCCGGGTGAAAGACTGGATGGCATTGGTGGCTACAGTGTCCGAGGAATGTTGGAAACACATCAGGATATGAATGCAAATGGCCATATTCCTATCGGGTTGATTAGCGGAAACGTCGTAGCTAAGCGTGCTATCGAAGAAGGCCAGTTCCTGACCATGGACGATGTGGAACTGGATACATCTACTACTGTCTGGAAGCTCCGCGCGCTTCAAGATCACTTATTCGCTGAATGA
- a CDS encoding transcriptional regulator GutM gives MKLVLVACCLLIIQSALTAIQVHYYHKSMKKLLGKYKGEKGFHLFSGQSRRRIGPGSIVLLVVDESYMIQECQVMRGISILSTFKEMKEYEGKHLGELLDELHSPVKKRKLPALQTALQTAGEQAMMSISKTKRMASIS, from the coding sequence ATGAAGCTAGTATTGGTTGCCTGCTGTTTGCTGATCATCCAATCTGCTCTAACGGCTATTCAAGTTCACTATTATCATAAATCAATGAAAAAATTATTAGGTAAATATAAAGGAGAAAAGGGCTTTCACCTTTTCTCCGGACAATCACGCCGCCGTATCGGTCCAGGATCGATTGTCCTGCTCGTTGTAGATGAATCCTATATGATTCAAGAATGTCAGGTGATGCGAGGAATCAGCATCTTATCGACATTCAAGGAGATGAAAGAATACGAAGGCAAGCATCTGGGCGAACTGTTGGACGAGCTGCACAGTCCAGTGAAAAAAAGGAAGCTGCCGGCACTGCAAACAGCTTTGCAGACTGCTGGTGAACAAGCTATGATGTCCATCTCGAAGACGAAAAGAATGGCATCTATCTCATAA
- a CDS encoding PTS glucitol/sorbitol transporter subunit IIC yields MEWIQWFGEHFIGMFNAGGEQFMSLITGIVPTLVVLLTFTYALIKFIGEDRVTKAIRFTSKYALLRYTVMPILSILLLTNPMAYTFGRFVEERQKPAFFDSLVSFLHPVTALFPYANAGELFVYLGIANGLTQAGYSTSELAVRFFLVGIVVMLIRGMLTEQITKFLMRRM; encoded by the coding sequence ATGGAATGGATTCAGTGGTTCGGTGAGCATTTCATCGGTATGTTCAATGCTGGGGGCGAGCAATTTATGAGCCTTATCACCGGTATAGTACCGACATTGGTAGTATTGCTGACCTTTACTTATGCACTAATCAAATTCATTGGAGAGGATCGCGTGACAAAGGCGATTCGTTTCACCTCCAAATATGCTTTGCTGCGTTATACAGTCATGCCGATATTATCCATTTTACTGCTTACAAATCCAATGGCATATACATTCGGCCGCTTTGTTGAAGAGCGTCAGAAACCTGCCTTCTTTGATTCGCTCGTTTCATTTTTACATCCGGTGACGGCATTGTTTCCATATGCAAATGCTGGAGAGCTTTTTGTCTACTTGGGTATTGCCAACGGATTGACACAAGCTGGCTACTCAACATCGGAACTGGCAGTTCGTTTCTTCTTGGTCGGTATTGTCGTCATGCTGATTAGAGGAATGCTGACGGAACAAATCACTAAATTCCTGATGAGAAGAATGTAA